The Panicum hallii strain FIL2 chromosome 9, PHallii_v3.1, whole genome shotgun sequence genome has a window encoding:
- the LOC112875773 gene encoding uncharacterized protein LOC112875773 yields MAKEFEELALDGHNYPTWALDIKISLASKNILSALLPPAERTEPLHDAYKYNALYILRHHLHPDLKAEYVMEEEPNVLWLSLKDRYEQQKAVILPEANHDWTHIRLQDYKSIGDYNHAIHKICARLRFCGKEPSDADKIEKTLQTMLPSDRVLQHQYRARNYQTYSELIHDLLQAEKHDELTMKNHKQRRVGAAPMPEIHHAMKDEKKGNGFKNHSKFSDNSKKRKRNKRKGKKNTKAPRKDTTTSKDEKCKKCGCYNHPTNKCRTPRHLVALYQQALKGKAAEGKEYEAHFATPSNLKDNTGNPSMGQKEPCTSNLPPLTYTEPMDIDNVIVEYSLDDTFGDLN; encoded by the coding sequence ATGGCCAAAGAGTTTGAAGAACTCGCTCTCGATGGACATAACTATCCTACTTGGGCGCTGGATATCAAGATCAGCCTTGCCTCAAAGAACATTCTGAGTGCATTGCTACCTCCTGCAGAGAGGACTGAGCCACTGCATGATGCCTACAAGTACAACGCATTGTACATTCTCAGGCATCACCTCCATCCTGATCTGAAAGCAGAATACGTGATGGAAGAAGAGCCAAATGTACTATGGTTATCCCTTAAAGACAGGTACGAGCAACAGAAGGCTGTAATCTTACCTGAGGCGAATCATGATTGGACTCATATTCGTCTCCAGGACTACAAGTCCATAGGTGATTACAACCATGCTATACATAAAATCTGTGCTCGTTTGCGTTTTTGTGGCAAGGAACCTTCAGATGCGGATAAGATTGAAAAGACACTCCAAACTATGCTCCCATCTGATAGGGTCTTGCAACATCAATACCGTGCTCGCAATTATCAGACTTACTCTGAACTCATACATGACCTACTTCAGGCAGAAAAGCACGATGAGCTTACGATGAAAAATCATAAGCAACGTCGAGTTGGGGCTGCCCCTATGCCTGAAATACATCATGCTATGAAAGATGAGAAGAAAGGGAATGGTTTCAAAAACCATTCCAAATTTTCTGATAATTCAAAGAAGCGCAAACGCAACAAACGTAAGGGTAAGAAAAACACAAAGGCTCCGAGGAAAGACACTACAACTTCCAAGGATGAGAAGTGTAAGAAGTGTGGATGCTACAACCATCCCACCAACAAGTGTCGCACTCCTCGCCACTTAGTGGCTCTGTACCAGCAAGCTCTCAAAGgcaaggctgcagaaggaaAGGAATACGAAGCTCACTTCGCCACTCCATCAAACTTGAAGGATAATACTGGAAATCCAAGCATGGGTCAAAAGGAACCATGCACTTCCAACCTTCCACCCCTGACCTACACTGAGCCTATGGACATAGACAACGTCATCGTCGAATATAGTTTGGATGACACCTTTGGAGACCTCAACTAG